GAGCGATGAGCATGCTGTTTTCCACCCGTAGCTGAAGGACTCGCGGCGAACTCAGACTTCCCCGCATCCGAGCCCGGCTGACGCAAGGCGCGTGCTGGCCCGCAAGTTCGCCGACTTGGCCCTCTACGGCCCCGACCGCCAATCCCTGTCCTAACTTCCCTATTCCCAATCCCCTAACCCCTATTCCCTTCCCAACCCCTCCTATGCTCCCCCCGTAGCTCCGCACATGGCTTCCGAGGTAACGACCGGAGCAACTTCCCGAGGAACGACGAGGGTTACTTCTACGGTTACTTCCACCGCTACTTCTTCCGCTACTTCGCGAGCAACGACCAGAGTTCCTTGTCCGGTTCCTTGCCGGGTAACAGGTCGGGTTCAATCCCGGGTTCCTTGCCGAGTTACAGTCGGCTTTCCCGTCAGAGTTCCTTCCCGGATTACTCTGCACGTAACCTCGAGACCAACCTGCAGGGCTTCTTGGAGAGCTACGAGGAGAGCTGCGACACGCGTCGCGGTCCAAGCTGCAACCAGTCCGGCTTCGCGCGTCCCGGGACTGGTGACTCAAGAACCTGCACCGGGCTTCACCAGAAAGGCGCAAGGACACTAGGAAGGTTAGGATCGCGGGTGGCCATGTCCGCCCGGTGTCTTGGTGCCCTGGTGGCGCGACTTCGAGTCTGGTGAGTTAGATGCGATTTGACAACGGTCTTGCGGATATTAGAATTCCCGCCACATGGAATCGGGATCCCTTCCGCTGGTCGTAAAGGCGCGAGACGCCGGCGTGCCTTCTCCGCCTTGACACACATGGCTTCAAGTGCTGTCGCCCCGAACTACCCGGACATTGTCCCCGGAGCTGCACAATCCCGGCTCCAATGCCCTGAGGGTTCCCTGAGCCGGGGCCGATGAAACCAAAGTCGGCGAAGGGCTCCGGGCGTTTCGCAGTCGCCGCCGGGCTGTTCCTGGTGGTCGTCGTATCGGCGCTGGCGTTCAGCGGCCTTCTGGACAAACTGCTCCTCGCCGCGGTCTCGCTGATGAAGGGCAGCGCCCCGGCCCCGCACACGCTCAACCGAGTCCGTCTCAGCTTCGCGTTCGTCCTGCTCTGCGGCGGCCTGCCGCTCACCCTTGGTTCCCTGACGCCCGCGAGCTGGTTCGCGTCCGCGGGGCGAATCCTGAAGGAGCGCTACGTGCTCGTGGCGGCGATGGCCGTCCTGATCCTGTTGTGGCTGCCGCCATTGCTGCTCGGGCGCAGCGCAATCATGGCCGGACACCGGTACTGGTGGCTCGACGACGACGCAATGATCTCGATGCGGTATGCCCGGAATCTGGCGGCCGGCGCAGGGCTGGTCTGGAATCCCGGCATGCGGGTCGAAGGCTACAGCAACTTACTGTGGACCCTGTTCATGGCCCTGGTCCACTTCCTCCGTGTCCCGGCCGCGATGACCTCTCTGGTCGTGCTGTTGGCCAACCTGGTCCTGGCCGCGGCCACGGTACCGGTAATTATCCGGCTGGTGCGCTTGCTGGGCGGCGGCGCGCTTGCGACCGCCGCGTCGCTGGCCGGCTATGTGCTTTGCCAGGACACGATGTACTGGGCCACGTCGGGCGGCGAGAGCATCCTGCTCATGCTGCTGTTCCTGTGGGCTGCGTGTCGCATCCTGCATGAATCGAAACTCGACCGTCCCCGTCCGGCCACGTACCTGCTCATCGCGGTCATGTCCCTGGTCCGGGCCGATGCCGTCGTGCTCGGCTGTCTGTTGGGCGCGCTCGCTCTCGTTCTCACCCGGAATCGGCGGTCTGTGCTCCTCTATTTCGGCCTGTCGCTCCTGCTGCCCGCGCTCCACGAGCTGTTCCGGCTCTACTACTATCATGCGCTCCTGCCCAATACTGCCTACCTGAAGACCGAGCACTGGCCCGGTCGGACCAGGGCCGGCCTGCTCTACACCCGACAATTCATCACCCACTACCCGCTCGTGATAGCGCTGGCCGTGGCCGGCGCGCTCGGGCGGTCACGGCAGGCGCTGCGCGCATGCGTGGCCGTGTTTCTCATCTACGTGGCCTATATCACATACCTTGGCGGCGATACCCTGTACCATTTCCGGTTCCTGGTGCCGGTCCTGCCCCTGGTCACGGTGCTGGCGTTCGTGGGCATCCAGCGCCTGCGCCCGCCGTTGAGGCTGACGCTCGTCATCCTCGGCCTCGTGACCACGCCGCTCATCGCCTTCAACTACGCCGACTATCTGAGGCACGACAAGGACGAAGCCGACTATGTCCGCATCGGCCTCCTGCTGAAGCAGAACACACAGCCCACGGCCCGGGTCGCTGATTTCCAGGCAGGCACGACTATCTACTTCTCCGAGCGTTACGGCATCGATCTGCTGGGCAAATCGGATTCCCACATTGCGCACATGCCGGTCGCGTCCAACGGCCGGAAGCCCGGTCTCAACAAGTTCGATTTCGACTATTCGCTGGGCGTGCTCAAGCCGGATCTGGTGGTCACCAATTTCAAACTTCCGGTCACTGAGGACTCGATGCGCAGGGCGTCGGTCGGTGACTGGGCCTATCACGGGCAGCTCTATTTCAACCCCGTGTTCCGCGAGCACTACCTGCCCAACCCGGTCGCCGTTGAAACCCGGCGCACGATTTTCGCCGCTGACTGGTCGCCGGAACGTGATCGCATCAACGACTGGAAAGACTTGTCGGCCGAAGCCCCACGTCGTCCCTAATCGCCCGGCCGCTGCCCCGCGCGACAAGGCCCGAAGCGAGCCGTCCGGTTGCGGCCGTGGGCGCTTCCCGCCCCGATTTATCTTGACACAGTAGGGCCGTAAGTTACTATGACACGCTGGATGCCGCGAGGCCTGGCATCCGGCATGAAGCATGAGGTCTCGAGAATGCTTGTGGTCGGTCAGGAAGTCTATGAGTCAGGTCTGTATGTCCTACGTGCCCGCACCCGTAGTTCCGTAACGAGCCCCAAGCGCAAACCTGTCCGGAGGCAGACATATGGGAAAGCGCGTGTTTGTGGGGAACCTTCCCTTCAGCGCGACCGAGGACCAGCTGCGCGAGCTGTTTGCCCAGCACGGCGACGTGGTCTCGGCGGAGATAGTCAAGGACAAGTTCACCGAGCGTTCCCGCGGATTCGCATTCGTGGAAATGGCGACGGATGAGGCGGCGGCAGCGGCCGTTTCCGCCCTCAATCAATACCAGATGGACGGCCGTCCGCTGACCGTGAACGAGGCCCGCGCCCGCACCGAGAGTCGCGGCCCGCGCGGCGGTGGACGCCGTGGCGGTGATGAAGGCGGCAATCGCTGGTAGCGCTGTTCTTGCAGACTTCGGGCGGGCGTCAAGCCCGCCCGTCGCTTTTGTCAGGTGCCGATACGGGAGAGAATGACCGCGAAAACCATCGCCGCGCCGATAGCGGCGGTCCAGCCGATGAAGGTCCCCATGACGCAGCCCGCATCGTGGTTGTAGGTCCTCAGGACAACGGCGTGCGAGAGCTTGACCCGGACCGTGTCGTCCGGCATGACGTAGACCCAGTTCGTCCCAGCCCGGACCGGGCCGGCCTCATAGCTTGAGAGCAGGCCGGGCTCGTCGGGGATTGCCCCGAGCCTCCGCAGCCCGTCCCAGAACTGGTCCGGGGCCTGGTCGCACGCGGCCTCGTAGACTTTCCTGGGCGGAAACAAGCTGACGAAGTGCTTGCCCGGTGCAGCCTCGACCACGGTCGGCGCAACGGTCATCTCCACCGAGACGGCGTCGAGATAGACGTGGTCGGGCAGGGAATCGGTCTCAATCGACACGTAGCCGACCGAGGCCGCGCGCGCCGTGGCCACGGCGAAAAGAAGGAGAGCAGCAAATAGCTTCATCAGCGGGTGGCCGGAAGCATACTTGGCGACACTCCGCGGGTCAAACAATCCGCTCAGGAAAGGACAAAGTCATAAGCACAAAGGACTAAACAACGAGGAAAGGACGAAGTGCGAAGGACGAGACTGGCTTGTTACTTTCCTCATTGCTTTGTCCTTACGACTTTGTCCTTTGTCCTTTGGCACGACGGCACTGACATGACGTTGACAGCGCTGGCCTGAACCGTATGATGGACGGTGAATCGCAGGAAGCGTGCCGCTGCCGCGCCTCTGGCGCCAGCCGGCCCAACCGAAAGGCATTACTATGAGTGATTCAATTGGTTTCCTCTTCCCCGGCCAAGGCTCTCAGTTCGTGGGCATGGGTGCCGACCTCTACTCGAAGTTCGGGCCGGCCCGCGACGTGTATGACCGCGCCGAGCAGGCGCTCGAAATGCCCATCAAGAAGCTGTCGTTTGAGGGTCCTGAAGACGAACTGCGCCAGACCCGCTACACCCAGCCCGCGATTCTGACCCATTCGCTCGCGGCGCTGGCCGTCCTGCCGAAGACCAGCCCGGCCATGGCTGCCGGCCACAGCCTCGGCGAGTATCCGGCGCTCTACGCTGCAGGAGTGCTCGACTTTGACTCGGTAATGAAGCTCGTGAAGCGCCGCGGCGCGCTCATGTATGCCGAAGGAGAGAAGAACCCCGGGACTATGGCCGCCATCATCGGCATGGAGGCAGCCGCGGTCGAGCAACTCTGCAAAGACGCAGGCGGAATAGTCGTGCCTGCGAACTACAACGAGCCCAGGCAGACGGTCATCTCCGGCGAGGTTCCGGCGGTCAAAGCTGCGGCCGAGCTGGCCAAGACCCGCGGCGCGCTCAAGGCCGTGCTCCTGCCGGTATCCGGGGCATTCCATTCGCCCCTGCTCAAGGAGTCGGCGGCAGAGTTCGCCGAATTTCTGGGAGGCTTCGAAATCCGCACGCCGTCTTTCCCGGTCATCGCCAATGTAACCGGTCAGCCGGTCACGACCGCTGAGCAGGTACGCGACTGCCTGACAAAGCAGCTCATATCGCCGGTCCGTTGGGTCGCGACTATCAATAGCGCGAAGGCCCTCGGCTGCAAACGATTCCTCGAAGTCGGCCCGGGCAACGTGCTCGCCGGCCTTGCCCGCAGGATTGACCGCGAACTTGTGGTCTCACCGGCAGGCAAAGTGGCGGACGTGGAAGCACTGACCGCCGCCGCAGGATAGGAGTAGACAGTGGACTGGAGACTCCTTGCCACAACCTTCGGTTCGGTCTTTCTGGCCGAACTTGGCGACAAGACCCAACTCGCCACGCTCTGCTTTGCCACGGGTAAGAATACGTTCAGCCCCGTCTTCATTGGCAGTTCGGCTGCACTGGTCACCAGTTCTCTCATCGCCTGCCTGGTAGGTAGCGAACTGACAAAGGTGCTGCCGGTTCGCTGGGTTCATCTTGGAGCCGGAATCCTGTTCATCGTTATCGGAGCGCTGCTAGTGGCAAGGAGCGTTCGCTCTGCCTGAATCGGAGGAACCGGAATTGAACCGCCAAGACGCCAAGAACGCCAAGTGGTCAGAAAAGGAACCCTACCACAAAGACACCAAGACACGAAGGTCCGGACGTACAGGAACAGACCAAGACTCTGCTGCTGCTACTCGGATGCTCTTTGTGCCTTTGTGCCCTAGTGGTGAAATCCGCGTCCGGTTCCCCGGATGAAGCTGAAGGCCAGACCCGAGGACTTCCAGGTCGAGGAACGCCTCAGGCTGAGGCTCAAGCGCGCCGGCGCGTACTCAATCTACCGCCTTGAGAAGCGCTTCTGGAACACGCTCGATGTCATCACCCATCTTGAGCAACGCCACGGGCTGAGGAAGCTGAGCCGCGCCGGTCTGAAGGACCGCTACGCGCAGTCAGTCCAGTTTCTCTCCATTCCGGGCCGCGGGCCGAAGCAGGTAATCGAAAAGAACTACACGCTCAGGCTGGCGGGGATGGCCGACGAGCCGGTCAGTCGTGACGTTCTGCTCGGGAACACGTTTCGGGTGACGCTGCGTGCCCTGACCGACGACGAGGCATCGGCAATCCTCACCGCGCTGCCCAAGGTCAACCGATTCGGGTTTCCCAACTACTATGACGAGCAGCGTCTTGGCTCGGCCCGCCACGGCCAGGGCTTCATCGCCCGTCGCCTGATCGCCGGG
This window of the bacterium genome carries:
- a CDS encoding RNA-binding protein; the protein is MGKRVFVGNLPFSATEDQLRELFAQHGDVVSAEIVKDKFTERSRGFAFVEMATDEAAAAAVSALNQYQMDGRPLTVNEARARTESRGPRGGGRRGGDEGGNRW
- a CDS encoding TMEM165/GDT1 family protein, yielding MDWRLLATTFGSVFLAELGDKTQLATLCFATGKNTFSPVFIGSSAALVTSSLIACLVGSELTKVLPVRWVHLGAGILFIVIGALLVARSVRSA
- the fabD gene encoding ACP S-malonyltransferase, with the protein product MSDSIGFLFPGQGSQFVGMGADLYSKFGPARDVYDRAEQALEMPIKKLSFEGPEDELRQTRYTQPAILTHSLAALAVLPKTSPAMAAGHSLGEYPALYAAGVLDFDSVMKLVKRRGALMYAEGEKNPGTMAAIIGMEAAAVEQLCKDAGGIVVPANYNEPRQTVISGEVPAVKAAAELAKTRGALKAVLLPVSGAFHSPLLKESAAEFAEFLGGFEIRTPSFPVIANVTGQPVTTAEQVRDCLTKQLISPVRWVATINSAKALGCKRFLEVGPGNVLAGLARRIDRELVVSPAGKVADVEALTAAAG